The following nucleotide sequence is from Malania oleifera isolate guangnan ecotype guangnan chromosome 4, ASM2987363v1, whole genome shotgun sequence.
aggaTATGTTTATTCACTCTCTTCTTATTTCTCTATATTAGTTGTTTATGCGTTATTATCTTATTTACTTGATGTCACAAAGAAATGTTGAATGTTAAGTGCTTCGTGTTTGTAGAAGTTtcatatttttgtgatatttaaaataaaaatttattttaataaaattaaaaagattaAATGTTAATGGTATGTAAAGTAATTTTATATctattgatttgatatattttttattttctttattattttgtttgataacCAAatagtaaataatttatttttgggtaatatttttcaagtttcaaattaAACCTTAGGgtatatttgaatcaaagattttatttggaggaaaaaaataaaagtaattttttttttgttatattctctctctttattaaatattattaaaaaataaaaaaaaatcaatcacaattaaaattttttaaaataaatattaataatgtgtaaaattaaattttattcattaatttaatatatattttattttttttaattttcttaaaaaataaaattaaaaatgaattctttatgttttctaaatattttttaaatcctaAATAGATAAGTTGGGTTATGATAAATAGCGAATCAGCGTACTTTGCCTTCATCAAAATCATAATAAGATTTATTATTCGGTTAtatcaagtattttttttttttaaaaattaatgatattGACTAAATTACATGTAATTTAaggaaaataattaaataaataaaagaaaccttTGACACGTTGGGCAAGGTGTGTACTGAGATCATTTTATAGGTTAATTTCTTTCTATAGAACATGACCAAGGCCTCTCCGCTGTCTGCCACTCCATCTGGTTTCCACCAGCTCTGTCGTTTACTCAGGTACGCTTCTCGAGTTCACTCCCCGCGCTTCACAAGCAACAATGGCgtctcaaaaccctaaattttctTTCCGTTTTCTCGCTCTCCGGAAGCCCCCCTCCCCCTCAAAGCTCTGCACCTCAATCAGTCATTGTTGTCGCTTTGTGCTCTGTAAAGCAGCCATTATTGCTCTTCTGCACGTTGGCTATTTAAACACCAAAAAGcttagataaaatataatgaaTTAAATATGTTGTATTGGACACCTTGTCACGTGCTGGCCAGCGAATGTCATTGGGGGATGAGTCCGTCTTCTTCTTAGtttgatttcatttcattttcccATATATAAATCTTCAAAAACGTATTCAGAACACTGTCAATCTCTCACTCCATCGGTTTCTCCTCCCACTACGCGTTCAAGCTTTTCCCATTTCAGGCTAACGTCCGTTCCTCTGCGATTTCGATTCTCCTGTTTTTGATCTACCTCTGCATCTGCATTTGCGTTTGAGTTTGTGTTTCATTTGCCTGAGGTGCTTCCGTACTCTACGTCTCTatccctcttcttttttttttttcctctctactttttctagggttttgggtttttgtcGGAGTATTCGTGCTAACTTTTCACCGTTCGTGTGGTAGATCTTTGTGTTTCCTAGTCGAATAAACTGTTTTACTACTAGATGTTGACTGTCTGTGCTGTAGATTTGTACTTTATGATGTGGATTTCACTTTTCAAGTGATGCTTACtgtttttatgtaaaaatttcATTATAGAGATTGGTTTTAGTTGTTTGTGTGGGACATTTGGAATCTTAGTTACAGTATGTGTTTCCTGAGGTTTTGGATCAGGGAGGGGCTTGTATTATGTTTGTTTTCTGGAGTGCATGAGGTTTCACATTGTTAAACAAGCAGATCCTGAACTGATTTTTATGAGTTCCagttttttcttttggttttttaAGTTTATGTTTATACCTCAATTCTTTGACAATGTATGTTGCTCTTCATTTGAAGTTTTAGTGGGATTGTTGTTGAAtccctttttttttgggggtgttCTGTGTTACTTTCCTATTGCAGATCTTTAAAAGGTAAATATGTAGTTAGATCTtctcatgctctctctctctctctctctctctctatttgtGGAGTTTGTTGTGCTGCTTTTTGGTTTAATTTTATCTTGCTCTCAAAATGTTTGGATCTTGGCGGTTATACTGTAAAAGTAAATCATAATTAATTTactgtatatgtacatatatgtgtgtgtgtgtctatatatattgtttcttgtattgttcattacttcatttcctgcactgtttttattttattttgtggaAATGAGAACTGATTTGGATGCATCACTTTTagttattgattttttttttctttgctcttTAGCTTTGAGGTGATTTACATGACTGGTTTTTTATGTTTCAAGGGAAAGTTGAAATTTTGGAATACTTCTAACTAATTTATGTTAAAGTTGGAACTTTTCTTTGGAGgtggagagggggggggggggagcatgtATTTCATGCTTCCCCAAGAATGATTTACTTCATTGCTATTCAAATGCAAGTAAACGGGTCCGTCAGCAATTTTGGATTTGACATATCAGACCATGCACACGCATTAATGCTTGTTGAAGAAGCCCTTCCCATGAGGAATGGAAGCATCTCTGCCAATAATTGGGAACTGGGAACTTCCATTATTCTCATAGTTTTACTTATAAAACCAAAAAAATTTCAGTTCATTTATTTTGGTCATACCAACTAGCATTTAGATCTAAAATTGTTTTTGGTTTGTATTTAGagggtttttttttaaataataataataataataataataataatgcagtAGGCCAACTTCTTAGCTTAGAGGAGCTTTGAGGCACTGTCATGGAAATGATGGTCCATGATTCTTATTGTGTAGTTGGTGGATCAGGCTTCGCTGTCTTTGAAAATTGTTTAACTGTGTTCTTTCAATCCACATGATATGGAGTTACTCAACATATTGTAGTGTGAATGTAAATGGTTAGTAGCATAAGTGAGTTTTTGGCCCTTGGCTACCCtgtttattactttcattaatttcaaaaatttaagatttgctacaaGATAATTCGAACATCATTTTTTGAGGATATGATTCTGTTACACTTATAACTGTAATGTGTTAGTATTACTTTTCTATGAGTTTGCTGGGACTGTTTGGAATGAATGGCTCATTCCATATGTGATAATGTTCTGTCAGATACCCTTGATATCGTTTAGTttcatttaatattaaaaaagTTAGAAGTTTCAACATAAGTAATGTTTTCTGCTTTTAATACGAGTCTTAGAAAATATCATGTATATTGGTTATTAATAGCTTGAGTTCCTTCTTTAGATCCTTGATATTTCTCTGAACAAAAATGTTGTCCTCTAGAGGACATGCTGCCataaaatatgtttatttgagtttttttaGTGTTTGTACTTGTACACTTTCATGTTTACTGTTGTCAGTTTTCTGGATTAGGTGTTTCTGTGTTATAAGGTCAATGCATCAAGCatatcttttttgaaaaaaagacaGCTGTCATGATAATCTAGGAGTTGCATAGAAGGAATAAACTTGCCATCCTCTGCCCGACCTACTCAGTATTTTCTTTGCATTTCACCAGGAAGTCAAGAACGTCTAATGTCTTCAATAGTGAATTTCTGAATTTATTTCTCGAGTGTTGCATAAGTAATCATTATGAGTTAGTCATATTTTACTCCGCCAACTTAAAAGGATTGATTAATCTACATTGAAGGGATATTTTGCCAACAATTCTAGGTGATATGAAGTGTCTTCATCTAATGATTGATCTGTAGGTCCTCAGGCTGCCATATTTCAGACTTCAGAGACGTCTTTCACATAGCCTACTCCCATTCAACTATTGATCTAGGCATAGTTCTACCCTTCAATCAACTAGTATATGCATGGTGCATGGATTGACAATTTATTTTCGGCATTTTATGTTCATTTCAGTGAAATCAGCTAGGTTAGCTGATGGTTCCACCATTTAGTATAACTGATTAATGAAAGTTTCAGAACCAGTCACCACAATGATTGGGCCTGACAGCTAAATAGAATATGCATTTTGGTGAATTAATCATGGTTGACTTTCATCCTGACATGTTAATTATAAAtgtttttcaagtaaaatttttagAATTGTTCATCAATGTCCTAGTCTGGATCATCTGTCATAACGGGTGCTGTGTATGGGAATTTTGCATTCTTGAGCCAATTTATTACTCTAAAGCTGACTACTACTTCTCATAGATGCTACTTTATTTAAATTTCCTGGAAGTGAGCCCTGAGTGTTTGCATTTGCTATTGGTTTACAAGCTTTGTTCGGTTTTgtgatttcattttcttttctttaagtGCCAGTGTTTTTTCTATTGCATTTTGAACACTCTTTTAACTTGTACACTCAATTTATGAATTTTCTGTGACTTACCAAATTCTGTtggtttttttttcccttcataCAGTGAAAAGATTATCTACATTTCCAACTATGTCGGATCTTGAGGCCCCCCTGCGCCCCAAGAGGAAGAAAATTTGGGTGGATTATTTTGTTCAATTTCGATGGATAATTGTGATCTTTGTTGTCCTCCCTGTCTCGTTCACAATATACTTCCTTACATATCTTGGAGATGTCAAATCTGAATCTAAGTCCTTCAAGAAGCGTCAGAAGGAACATGATGAAAATGTGGAGAAAGTTGTGAAACGTCTCAAAGAGAGGAACCCTTCAAAGGATGGCCTTGTGTGCACAGCCCGAAAACCCTATATTGCTGTTGGAATGCGTAATGTTGATTATAAGCGAGCTAGGCATTTTGAGGTTGACCTCTCAGCATTCCGCAATATCCTGGAAATTGACAAAGAGAGAATGATTGCAAGAGTGGAGCCTTTGGTTAACATGGGGCAGATCACCAGGGTTACAGTCCCAATGAATCTTTCCCTCGCAGTTGTTGCTGAGCTTGATGATCTTACTGTTGGTGGCCTCATCAATGGCTACGGGATTGAAGGAAGCTCTCACATCTATGGCCTCTTCTCTGATACTGTTGTGGCTTATGAGATTGTTCTTGCAAATGGACAAGTTGTTAGAGCTACTAAGGACAACGAATATCAAGATCTTTTCTATGCTATTCCGTGGTCTCAGGGAACATTGGGGCTTCTTGTGTCTGCCGAGATAAAGCTTATCCCTGTTAAGGAATATATGAAGCTGACTTATAAACCTGTTGTGGGCAATCTAAAAGAGATAGCAGAGGGTTATGTGGATTCTTTTGCACCCAGAGACAGGGATCAGGATAATCCAGAGAAAGTTCCAGACTTTGTTGAAACCATGATTTATTCTCCTACAGAAGCAGTTTGCATGGCAGGGAAATATGCCTCAAAAGAGGAAGCCAAGAAGAAGGGCAGTGTGATTAATAGTGTTGGGTGGTGGTTTAAACCTTGGTTCTACCAGCATGCGGAGAAGGCACTAAAGAAAGGGGAGTTTGTAGAGTACATACCAACTCGGGAATATTACCACAGGCACACTAGGTGTCTGTACTGGGAGGGAAAGTTGATCCTTCCTTTTGCCGATCAGTGGTGGTTTAGGTTTCTTTTGGGGTGGATAATGCCACCCAAGGTGTCTCTGCTCAAGGCCACTCAAGGTGAAGCTATCAGAAATTATTACCATGAGATGCATGTCATTCAGGACATGCTTGTTCCGCTTTACAAGGTTGGGGATGCTCTAGAGTGGGCCCACAAGGAGATGGAGGTATACCATTTTCCTCTTTAGCTCTATTCTGTAATGTTTCCGTTAAATATAGTGTGATTACAGAATTCCTTCCCTGTTTTCTGCATTAGTAATATGTTTTTTTACCTTCATCTAAATGGGACACCGTATTATCATCATCCCATCCTGGGCTAGACTCTAGAGATTGAAAAGAAAGTACTCTGACAGtttccttttttaattttattttttgcttaTTTTTAAGAAAAGCGAACATAATTTGTGCTTATGCAAAGGTCTTAAAGCAGCCTCTTGATCGTGGATTTGAACAAAAAAATTTCTATGTATTGCATGTTTAGCACATTTGGAAACATATCTTAATTTTGCATAAAATGAACTTTGCAGAAGTTAAAAGCATGGTTAGCCTAGCATTAAAACATCTTAAATAGTGTGGCAGATCACAAAGAAGTTGATTTTATGCATAATTGCTTCCAAGTGCATTCTCATGATATGAAGTTCATGGTGCCAAGGTAATTCAATCTTGAGCCTGACAATTTACCGTTTCCATTTTTAATTCTCCAGGTATATCCTATTTGGTTATGCCCACACAGATTGTACAAGCTCCCTCTCAAAACCATGGTGTATCCTGAACCAGGCTTTGAGCTACATCGCAGGCAGGGAGATACGCATTATGCTCAGATGTACACGGATGTGGGAATATACTATTCACCTGGCCCCGTTTTGAGGGGTGAAGTCTTTGATGGTGCGGAGGCTGTCCGACGTATGGAGAACTGGTTGATTGAGAATCATGGGTTCCAGCCACAATATGCCGTGTCTGAGCTGACTGAGAAGAACTTCTGGAGGATGTTTGATGCTTCACTATATGAGCACTGCAGGAAGAAATATGGAGCTGTGGGAACCTTTATGAGTGTTTATTACAAGTCAAAGAAAGGACGGAAGACTGAGAAGGAAGTGCAGGAAGCTGAAAGAGAACAGGAGACTGCCTATGCTGAGGTCGATCAGCCAGTAGACTGATTTTTGATTGGACATGGATTTTTCTTCCGGTAGGGATTTTCTGTTTCCCCTTTTTCCTAATTTCCTGGTTGTGTTTTTGTATTTGTTCTCTCTTTCTTGGTTGTGGAAGTTCTTAACAACTTAGAATGGGTGCGATTTGAGGGATTTATGGTATCTTAGTGAGTTTGACTGAACTTGGTCTCATTAAGTTCAACTAGACTTTTCGGATGGTTTATGGGCTCTGCAGAGTACACACTTAGTGATGATTTATGGTGCGAGGCGGAATGCGTCGGTCACCGGTCCCCTCCTGGCTGGGCTTACCTATGGTTTGGAAGCTTATTTTAAATGTTCCTTGTGCACAGCCATAACAAAATTACACAAACCCTCCAGCTTCATCTCTTTGCTGGCCTGCAGACTTGGCCGGTGGAATAATTTCAGTCTCTGCTATGGCAGTAAAGGTCTGTATTGGACGAAAAATGCTTCATGTTAGCATCTTAAAGTGTGAGCGATGTTTATTTTCTCCGGTTTATAAATTCTACTATTTATGTTTGGGAGAGTGGAGTTGAAAtgcttatattattatttaatatattttcaacaTTTAGTCCtc
It contains:
- the LOC131154459 gene encoding delta(24)-sterol reductase, whose amino-acid sequence is MSDLEAPLRPKRKKIWVDYFVQFRWIIVIFVVLPVSFTIYFLTYLGDVKSESKSFKKRQKEHDENVEKVVKRLKERNPSKDGLVCTARKPYIAVGMRNVDYKRARHFEVDLSAFRNILEIDKERMIARVEPLVNMGQITRVTVPMNLSLAVVAELDDLTVGGLINGYGIEGSSHIYGLFSDTVVAYEIVLANGQVVRATKDNEYQDLFYAIPWSQGTLGLLVSAEIKLIPVKEYMKLTYKPVVGNLKEIAEGYVDSFAPRDRDQDNPEKVPDFVETMIYSPTEAVCMAGKYASKEEAKKKGSVINSVGWWFKPWFYQHAEKALKKGEFVEYIPTREYYHRHTRCLYWEGKLILPFADQWWFRFLLGWIMPPKVSLLKATQGEAIRNYYHEMHVIQDMLVPLYKVGDALEWAHKEMEVYPIWLCPHRLYKLPLKTMVYPEPGFELHRRQGDTHYAQMYTDVGIYYSPGPVLRGEVFDGAEAVRRMENWLIENHGFQPQYAVSELTEKNFWRMFDASLYEHCRKKYGAVGTFMSVYYKSKKGRKTEKEVQEAEREQETAYAEVDQPVD